In Homo sapiens chromosome 8, GRCh38.p14 Primary Assembly, the genomic window ttcctctccCTATGTTGAGGGAGTGCTGGAAGAGTCTCCAGAGCACATTTCTTTGTGTCCTATCTTCTCAGATAGTGTTTATCAAGACTTTTCCTGGGTCTGGGCCTTGCCTGCTACTGCCTTTGAGATGAGTCAGCCTAATACAGGAaagcttatttctttctctttttaattttctttttctttctttctttaatttcccaCTTCACTATTAGCCTGGTTAGAGATTCTGGGGTCCTCTACCAACTCTTTCTCACTTCAGGGAGATGCAGGCAGCTGTGTTTTTTTGTCCACCTATTCCATACTGAGCCAGAGATGGGGTGGTGAAGGGAACTGTGGCATCTACCAGCCCAAGCTGCTGTCTCCATTCCCCTGCCAGGCAGCTAGACTATGCCAGACCTGTCAGAACTCTAGGACTGATGAGACAGATATAAGTTTTCTGGGGATCCCCAGAGAAATTGGGATGCTGGATGCATGGATTAACTCTTTCCCTCCCCGGGAGAAAGCTGAGAGCTAAGATTTTTCATCTTCTCACTCTGTGCTGAGCAGAGGGGAGGATTAATGATGCCTATCTGCCCAAGCCACTGCCTTTATTCTCCCCTGGGTGGTAGACTGTGCCAGACTCATCAGAGCTCCAAGACTGGCAAGACAGAAGCCAGTCCTCTGGGGAGCCCTCGTGAAAAAGTTGGTGTTCTGGACATGTGAAACAACTTCTCTCCTCCCATGGGTGGAGCTAGGAGCTGGTTGGGGGGGTCTCTTCCTGATTGTATGACACCACACCAGGGTAATAATCTCTGATTAGACAGTGTCCCAAGTCTCCCTACTGGCTTTGTTGAATCTGGTTTTGTGTTCTCCTTGCATGCAGGAGTCTTTCAATTAGTTTGATTTTTCATAAAGGGAATATTTCTGTAAATTGTTGTGTTAGTGGAGGCAAGAAGAGTTCAGGGCTTCTGATTCTGCCACATTGCTGATGTCATTCTTCTGGGGAGATATTTTCAATCATCatcaatttttcttattttataattttaatgcaaGATTCATCTTAAAAGGCTGATATTCAGAATACTATACTTAATGGAGATGATTTGTAGTAATTTATTGACATTATCTTTATTGCTTTTAGATAAAATGCAATACCCAATTTCAATTAATGTTAACCCCTGTATAGAATTGAAAAGATCCAAAGGATTATTGCACATTTTCTACATTCCAAGTAAGttcaaatttttgcttttatagacCAATCAAAGGAGTTAAGAAATATCAGTGATAAATGATTGTGTTTCAAATATACTTGTATTCGTTATCTATTGCTACGTAACAAATTACCACGATCTTTGTGGCTTAACacagcacacatttattatctcatcaTCTTTGTTGATCAGTATTCTGGGCATAGCTTACCTGTGTCTGCTTCAAGGTCTCCCATAAGGCTACAATCAAggtgtttgccaggctggagtcccTTCTGAGGCTCAACTAGGAAATATATACTTCTAAGCTCACGTAGCTGTTGTCAGTATTCAGTTGTTAGTATTCAGtcccttgctggctgttggccacCCGTCAGTTCCTTACCACATGGGCATTTTCAGTATGGCTGCTTGCTTTTTCAAAGCCAGCGAGGGGGACAGTCAGCTAACTAGGCAAGTCACAATCTTATATAGCATAATCATGGAAGTAACACTCCATCATCTTTGCTGTGttctattggttagaagcaagtcactaggcTAGCCCATACTACTGGGAGAGGATTACACAAGAACATGTGGGTAGAAATGGGAATAACTTCAGCTGTCCAACAATCTTACAGGTATATCCTTCATCAATCATTAGCTATAAGTAATATTGGGTTTCCATTAGTCAAAGATCTGTGTGTCAGCAAGCCAGgacttcaatattttttaaagatggtctTTCTAGAGAAAAATACAGTAATAATGGGATGACAGAAGgccatgtgttttgttttgctttgtgttgTGTCTTGGTTTTCCTCTCTATGACTTTGCTTGTTATCAGCTTAGAAAAAACTAACGCAGGTGGGGTGATAGCATGGGGCTGTATCTCAGTCTCTGTGCAGACACAAAACTTTTTCCTCTCCTACCAGTTACCAAACATTGTTTATTGCCTGTAAGCTCTGGAATCCCAGAAAACTTTAGTTTTAatctttatcatcatcattatcacatAATTTACATCCTAGTTTAGATTTGGAGCTTGTTTTAGATTAATACTTTACAGAGTAGTTTTACATGAATAAGCTTAAACATTTTCCCCCGATTTTAGTTCTCTGGCttaccagaaaaatgaaaaacaacaacaacaaaatccccaAAACTGAGAACCCAGGAATGATAGACAACAAacttgtgttttaattttcatgattcTAGTTGTTCAACCTGTTTTTTTGACACTCTGTatctgcattcatttattcactaaaaAGATGCTTAGTAAATTGTAAGTATCATGCTAGGCACTGTGAATTCATTGATaagatattctctctctctctctttttttcttttgagatggagtctctgtctgttgcccaggctggagtacagtggcatgatctcgtcggctcactgcagcctctgcctcccgggttcaatccattctcctgcctcagcctcccgggtagctgggattataggcacccaccaccatgcctggctaatttttgtatttttagtagagaaggggtttcaccatgctgaccaggctggtcttgaactcctaacctcaagtgatccacccgcctaggcctcccaaagtgctgggattacaggcgcgagccaccgtgcccagccaataagaCATTCTCCTGATCTTCAGGAATCCATCAGTGCAATAGGAGAGACAGAACTGCAGATAGTATGGTATAAGTGAAGTGACAGCAACAGGGCTTAGTGACAGCACAGAGCAAAGGATGATTAACTCTATTTCCTTCACTTTCCTGgccaaagataaaataaataatctaaagtTTTGCTTGGCTAAGGCTctacagtttcttcttttttcctaggTTCTGTTTTCTGGTCTGTTGGCAGGTTTTACCCCTACACAATTGGCATAAAGGATGATTTACATAATGAATAATCTCACTTTCAAGTGAATCCCTTGCCCTTACTCGCAGGAAAcaggttgtatctttccaggccAAGATAATAAGACAGTACGAAATCATTTAGAGTTCTCTGAAAAGCAGACACTAAGAAGGAATTAGGCTAGAGATTTCTTGGAGGAAACGCTTGTGAACAGTAAAGGGGAGAGGAAGCCAGAGTAGGCTAGGAGAAAATTCAGATTGGGGTGCAGGTCTGATACCTTTGAAAAGAGAGTAGGGAGGAAGGAGAATTAAGTAGGATAATCCTCAGACCAGAATGCATCCCTGAGACACTCTTGGGCTGGGCCAAATAGGAAGCCCCAGAGCAGAATGCCTGTTGTAAGAGACCCATGACAGGCGGGAGTAGCCTGGCTCTAGGGTCCTTGCAGTGCTGGATCATTATAGGAGCAGCCTACGAGAGGGTGGCCTCTGGCTGAGTGCTGAGATAGATGTGAAGGTATGGCAGCTGCAGGCTGTCTGCCAGCTACTCTTCTCACAGCAGCTGCTTTTGAAGGGAAATTtgagggacatacctcaatggcCATCAcaagtgttttataatttctcactaaatatgacatttatataacaaattatattaattcattaacaaaataattattcagtCATATTTTTATAGCGCAATTATGTTTCCATAGAATATACTATAATGTTGGTATAAAGTGTGAGGCCACATTCATGGAAATCAACCTTATTTTTATGGCCTCATTTCTACTTGAATTCAGGAAGAGATACAAGTACAAACTTGAACCAAAAATAGGTTGAGAATGGAAATGATATCTTTTGAGATGTCATAGCCTTGCTagtaaattatttgtatattattaaCTGATTGACAAATCAAACTGGAGCATAAGCTTCCTTCAAGGTTATTTCTGGAAGTTCCTGGAATTGTCTTTGGTAAGCTAAAAAATAGTCCTCTTTTATACCACATGACAGCctccatgtttcttttctttttttgagatggagtctcactctgtcacccaggctggagtgcagtggcgtgatctcggcgcactgcagcctttgcctcctgggttccaacgattctcctgcctcagcacccctggtagctgggattacaggcgcctgccactgcacccagctaatttttgtatttttagcagagacagggtttcgccatgttggccaggatggtctcgaactcctgacctcaggagatctgcccgccttggcctctcaaagtgctaggattacaggcgtgagccaccgcgcccagcccatgttTCTTGTCTCTCACTCCAACACCCATATTGACATCCCCAGCCTGCTGAGCCACAaaagtggtgtctcattgttgCCATCGTTCATGTTCTTAACGTGACCACAGTGGTGTCCAAGGACAAGGAGTTTCTCACAACTTAAACTATTGAGTTGTCAAAGCAGGACTTCCTTTCCTGGAGTTATTGAAGActggaatcttgctgtgtttcACGAAGAAATGGAAGAAGGTCCTTTGCCCTGCATTGTCACTGGACACCACAGTGGTGCTGTCTTGTGCTTCTGTGTCTCCAGGAATTCCTTATGAAAATGGTCTTTCAACTTCTACACACAGCACTGCTTTTGGAGAAGTTCAAGCCCAAGTCCATGGAGTAGGCCATGGGATCACTGTTTGAAACAGACGCCATGATATTCTTCTCCACACCCTACCCTGAAAGTTGAGAAGTGAAGACAAATTAGGAAAGTTGGTGGTGCTTCAGGTTCAGAGCAATGAGGGCCTACATGAAGGCAGCGCGGTAATGGGGATGAAAAGGAGGTTAGAAAGATTTACTGGGACTGGGAATTCTAGTGCCAACTTGGTGATGAAGAGGAGGAAATCACTTTTAGATCTGTTGGGTGAGGTAACTGGGCAACATTTGAGTAGAGATATTGAATAAATACATGGGATCAATGCTCAGGAGAAAGGTTGAGACTAAAGTTGACTTGAGAATTGTCACCTTATGTGGTACTTGGCCTGAGAGAGTGTGCAGAGTGAAAACTAAGGAGAACTGAGGATAGATCCTGGAGAAATCCAGGAGTCGATGAAATAGACTGAGGAAGAGGAGTCAGAGAGATTGGAGGACACCTGGAAGGGAGTGGTTGCACCAACACCAAAGAAGGTTTAGGGAAAGGAGCAGGCAGTTCTGTTAAGCATAGCCAAGTTCAAATTAAAGTTAGAAAAGTTGTCTTTTGATTATGGTTACAATGAGTCATGGTGATCTtactaggaaaatattttcagtgagGTAGTGGttgcaaaattgttttctttatgaaaaggATTGTGCAtcttttttggccaggcatggtggctcatgcctgtaatcccagtactttgggaggctgaggtgggtggatcacgaggtcaggagttcaagaccagcctggccaagatggtgaaaccccatctctactaaaaatacaaaaattagctgggcacggtggtaggcgcctgtaatcccagctactccagcggctgaggcagaagaattgcttgaacctgggcagcggaggttgcagtgagccaagattacgccactgcactccagtctttctcaaaaaaaaaaaaaaaaaaaaaaaaagaagaaaagaaaagaaaagaaagaaaaggattgtGCATCTTTTTCATTTGGGCCAACTGAATAAGTTGGAAGAGTTGAGAAAAATGCATTGATTACTGGAATTTTTCATGGTAGCTGGAAATAGGGAGATcatgaggaaattaaaaaataggcatacatttaatttttcatcAAAAGATTCTATTTTATTCTCAAGAAATCTTTCATCAGAACTCCTAGAAAGTTGACTGTCTCActgtccttcctttccttttcttttcttttgaattttctagcAGAACCATAGAACTAgacattttatgtctttatttgaTAGTTTTCTCAATGAAGTTATGAAGGCTCTTCTGTTTTTAGGCAGAGCATGCATAGTTTTACTGTGGAACATTGTATTTGATTATGATTTACTAGTTGCCCTCtcagaacttcagttttctcatctgcagaagAAGAGTAATAATTGACATCTTGTAGAtagttgtgatgattaaatgaaataatgtaagaAAAGCACAGGGCCCCTTTTAACtatacaataaatgttaattactaTGTATAAAAGAATCTACTATTTGAGGGCCTAatgggattttttcttttaaagggagAGATTTAAAGCAATTATATTTCAATCTCTATATAACTGTCAACACCATGAATCTTCCAAAGCGCAAAGAAGTTATTTGCCGAGGATCTGATGACGATTACTCTTTTTGCAGAGCTCTGAAGGGAGGTAAGTATTCAGTTCATATTACTTTTAGAATAGGAAATAATTCTTTatgaaaatgttatgaaaattaaatacattgaaaatgGGAAGTTCCTTTTCTGCTAATAATTCTTTTTCCATCCAAAGTTTTTACTTTAGCAgcttaaa contains:
- the LY96 gene encoding lymphocyte antigen 96 isoform X4 translates to MLPFLFFSTLFSSIFTEAQKQYWVCNSSDASISYTYCDKMQYPISINVNPCIELKRSKGLLHIFYIPRRDLKQLYFNLYITVNTMNLPKRKEVICRGSDDDYSFCRALKGETVNTTISFSFKGIKFSKEEEVKTKRQK